In Risungbinella massiliensis, the genomic stretch ATTAGATTTTTTGGGAGATAGAATTTAGGAACTCTATGCTCTTTTGATTACAATGACCTGTTAGTTCAGCATGATAATGGGAGCTATTTGGATTCGTGAAACCATGTTCTGCATTCAATGTGATTACCTCTACGCTATCTTTCTTCTTTAATTGGTCAACTAAAACGGAGACTTGGAATGAAGCCTCTTGTTCTGGAAAAAACAATAAACAAGGACATACTGGATCTAGACCTATGTAATCACGTATACGAGACCCATAAAAACAAATCATTCCATCAATCATTGGTGTTTTGGAACTTGCAATCCATGCTGTCGTAGCACCTACACTAAATCCTACAATATAAAGATGTTGATAAGAACTACGGATTTGTTGTATATGATCTAGAACAATGGTTGTCGAATGTTGAAAACCGACATTTTGCATAAAGGATCCATATGCTTCTTTTTCTTGTTCTATTGGAAAAGGTGACTCTTGAGAGAGGAAATTCGGACAGTACACATCCATTCCTTGCTCAAAGAACATGTTGCAAACCGCTTCCATATGTTCATTTAACCCGTATATTTCATGTAATACTAATACCGCTGTATCTGTATATTGATGTAATTGTTGAATCATGTTCTTTCCCTTTCTACTCTGCTAAAAAACCCAGTTGCCTTTCCGTAATATTGCTTCTCTAGTTCCATCATGTAACTCCCCATCCACATCTAAATCAGCAGATCCAATCATAAAATCTATATGGATCAAGCTTTTGTTCCCTCCACAGGATATCAGCTCTTCGTCAGATAACTTGCTGCCGTTTACCAAATTAGTTGGGTAACATCCACCAATCGCAAGGTGACAGGAAGCATTCTCATCAATAAGCGTGTTATAGAAAACACGATTCAGTTTCGAGATCGGCGAGTCATGCGGTACTAATGCGATCTCACCTAGATATCTACTACCTTCATCTGTGTTTAATAAAGCAGAAAGATGTTCCATTCCTTCTGCCGCTTCATGAGCCACAATTTTTCCATTCTCAAAAGTGAATGAAAACTGATTGATCAATTGACCACTAATATTTAACGGCATCGTACTTCTTACTGTACCGTTGACTCCCGTTCGCTTAGGCATCGTGAATACTTCTTCTGTTGGCATGTTTCCCACAAATTGAACGCCTTTTTCATTCTTGTCATTTCCACCTAGCCAAACGTGTCCCACTGGTAATTCGACGGTTAGATCCGTTCCAGGAGCCGTATAATAGAGCTTCCTATATTGCTTTTGATTCAAAAATTCTATTCTGTTTTTTAATTGATGGATATGGTCTGCCCATGCTATGGTTGGACTTACTTCCTCGATTCGATTAAATTGTAAAATAGCTTCCCACATTGCCACCATCCGTTCGTTTTCAGGTAGATCGGAAAATACCTTATCCGACCAAGCTTTCGTAGGAGCGCTAATAATGCACCAGCTGATTTTATTATTCCGGATCGCTTGAAGGTACGAGTCTCTTTTCATTGCCATTGCCTTAGTAGCTCTCGATATCAATGTGGTTGAAATACCTTCCGTTAGATCTGGATTGGGTGCCATGATACTGAGTACTGCTCCGTCGTTTTCAACAAATCGTTCCCACATACCCGCTAACCAGGATGGATAATAATCAAACGAGTTATCTCGTGCTTGTTCAAATCGACTGCGAGTTATTTTGTCATCTTGCCACTCAACATGAACATATTTAGCACCTGCCTCATATGCTTTTTTCACCAAAACACGTGTAAATTCAACTGTTTCCAAAGGGGCATCGATGAGGAAATCTTGACCCGGTTGCAGGTTCACTCCTACTTTCAGAACGGTTTCTGCATATTTTTCAAGTTTACTTTGAAATACATTCATCGTTCATTACTCCTCATAGTCAAATGATTTTTATACGGTTTTCCTAACTTATGAAGCTTCATTATTTTCGCAAATAAAAGAAAGGACATGATCGAATGATCATGTGCCTACGGTATTATTTTTCCCCTAATAACAGTTCATAACTATAAAATTCTTCATCTTTCACATAACCTTGACTTTCATATAATCGTTGTGCAGACAGATTGGATTGGGCTGTTTGTAAACTAAGAGATTTCGCACCTGTAGCAATAGCATATTCTTTTGCTTTTTCCATCAGTTTTGTAGCGATGCCCTGACCTCTTGATCCTGATGATACAAACAAATCATTGAGAATCCATGTGTGTTGCATCGAAACCGAAGAAAAACTTGGATAAAGTTGGGTAAATCCAAGATATTCCCCCTCTGCTACTGCCACAAATAAGACAGAATCTTGTCTGATCAAACGCTCTAAAAGAAATTGTTGTGCACCAGGAAGATCGCTTGGCTGTTCATAGAATACTCGATACTGATCAAACAAAGGTGCTACCCCTTTCAGATCAGCTTGTGTTGCTTGGTAAACTATCATATGTTTGCCTCCTATGTACCTAATAAAATAAGCCCTAACATCAGAACTAGAACGATGATGACCACCATCAAACAAGAGAAAAATCCTTTCCAAGCAGAAAAATGATGTACTTCTGCAATCGCATGACAAAGGATCGCAACAGTCCAAATGGACAAGATCACTTCTATCACTGCTAGAAGGAAGAATACTATTCTCAGGATTGTACTACTTTCCATAGTTGGCATATCGGTAGTGAACATTTCGCTGCCAAATAGGACAAGATAAGGGATCCAGATTAATCCTAATAAAACTTTGGAGAGTGTTGCCCAGGAATATGCTTGTACTGTATTCCAATAAGAACCTTTTCCTTTTAACAACTTAGCACCGGCAAATATAACAGCAGGAATAAGAAAAACCAGGAGAAATCCACTTATCAGTCCAACTCCGATGGAATATCCTATAACTTCTCCTATTGATCTGATATCGCCCATGTTTTTCATAGAAGCACGGTCTAACGTATAAAAGACGTTCGCAATTAATGGTAAAACAAACCACCAGGCCGTCCGACGCTGCAATGCTTGATGAATGGTTTTCTTAGGTTGTAGCCAAATCGTTTTCCATGGTCGAAAAGTGGTAGATTCCAATCAGACACCTCATTTAAATTCAAAATGAAAATAACTTAGTAAATTATATCCTTTTTTCTTTTAAATTTACAGATACCATCGTTATTCAAAAAAAAATGTTGCATTTTTCATAGAGAAAACTTTCTTATTGATATAACATAAAAAACGGCAGCAAGTGATGCCACCGTTAAATCATTATCGTTTTTCTACCGTTACTCTTGCTAACATTTCTGGTACCTTTTCTTTTTGTACGTATCCTGTCTGTAACTCTAATGCATTGAGCGTACCTAATGAAGATCCATATGCTAAAACCTCCACAGGTGGTAGATTTTTTTCTAAAGCTATTGCAAATCCTGCCATAGTAGAATCTCCTGATCCAACTGGGTTGATCGTTTCTATGCTAGGTACTGTCACTCGGTAGATGTCCCCTTCTACCATAGCGATAGCTCCATCTTTTCCTAGTGAAACCACTATATAGGGAATATCATATGAAGCAATCTGATTCAGTGCGTGTATAATCTCTTCTTCTGATCGAATCATGCGGCCCACCCATGCTGATAGCTCATCTATGTTCGGCTTTATTAGAAATGGTTTTGTAGCGAGTGCGAATTCAAAGGAAGCTCCACTAGTATCTAACAAGAAACGCTTCTGATATCGATGCGCCATCTCGATTAGTTGTCCATAAAAATCGGTTGGAAGTCCTTTAGGTAAACTACCAGATGCTACTACTACCTCTACTTGTGCAAGTAGCTCTTCATATTTTCCTAGAAATGTTTCAAGTTCATCAATAGTAATGATCGGACCACTTTCCAAAATCTCCGTTTGCTTGTCATCGTGGAGAATTGCAATGCAGTTTCGAGTCTCTCCCTGAATTCCTACAAAATCATGAGTAATCTCAGATTGATCTAACTGCTGGCGAATTAGATTCCCGTTGGCCCCTCCAAGTAATCCAGTTGCAAGAGCTTTTCCATTCACGCAGTGGATTACTCTCGTGACATTGAGCCCCTTGCCACCAGCTGTTTTTTGGATTTCCTGACAACGATTTACTTGGTCTAGTTGGAAATCAGGAATGCGGTAACTCACATCAACCGCAGGATTTAGTGTAACAGTCAAGATCATAGTCAAGCTTTCCCATCACTCATGCACATACGGATCTTCTCTGCTACGACTGCTTTCATCGCTGCCTTAGCAGGTGCCATGTATTTTCGTGGATCGTTCGCTTCTGGATTCTCTACCAAGAAATTTCGGAGTGCTTCTGAAAAGGGAATCTTCAATTCCGTGGCAATATTTACTTTGGTACATCCAAGTGAAATGGACCGACGTACATCCTCCGCTGGAATTCCAGACGCTCCATGAAGTACCAATGGAAAGCCCTCCAGTTGCTCCCGAATCTCTTTCAAACGATCAAAATCTAATTTTGGCTCCGATTTGTAGAGTCCATGTGCAGTACCAATCGCGACTGCAAGTGAATCAATCCCAGTACGCTCTACAAATTCTTTTGCGGATGCTGGATCAGTAAAGAAGGAATCTTTCTCATCTACGACGAGATCATCTTCTTGACCCCCAAGTCGTCCTAGTTCTGCTTCTACAGTTGCCCCGTACTGATGAGCAAGTTCTACGACTTCCTTTACGATTGCGATGTTCTCTTCAAAGTTATGATGAGAGGCATCGATCATAACCGATTTTGCCCCAAGATCAAGAGATTCTTTGATTGCTTCTATCGTTTCATGGTGATCTAGATGTAGTGCAATAGGGATGTCGTGGCGTTTGGCTGCTACTTCCACCATAGCTTGCACATAATCACGTCCACTATAAGAGAAGGTTCCGGGAGTAGCAGCTAAGATCACAGGCGAGCGAAGTTCTGCTGCCGTTTCCACTACCACTTGCACAGTCTCTAAGTTGTGAATATTAAAAGCTGGTACCGCATAACCTTCTTGATACGCTTTAAGTAACATTTCTTTCGTGTTTACTATCTTTGGTTCTGTCACTAACATCGATTATTGCCCCCTCTGTAAGGTCGTCCCTAGTGTGATTCGTCTAAAAATGCCTACTTCGTACGCTTATAAAGGGTTATCATGTGTTTCATCATATCTTTGAGGAGCATTGCGTTCATGAGGTGATCTTGTGCGTGGATCATCAACAGACCAATCTCATTCTCTTGCCCTTGGGCTTCTGCATGCAGTAGATCCGTTTGAGCACGGTGAGCTTTTAGTAAAGCCTCTTCTGCTTCTTTCACTAACTCTTCTACTTGATCGTAATCGCCTTTTTCTGCTTCGTTTAATGCAGAAAGTAACTTGGAACGTGCATCGCCTGCAAATGCAACAATTTCAAATGCAACCATGGCAAGTTCTTCTCTATTCATCTCGTTTCTCTCCTCTAAATTGATAACATTACTCGTCTGGATATCCGCCGTTATCCCATTTTTCTAGGTACTCGTCAAACAGGTTTTCATCCCCAATTTGAGTCTCATCTATCTGAATAGCATCTATTTTGGCAATCAAGGCATCGCGTTCTGCTGTTGGCTTATACTGGGTTTCAAGGAACACATCCACAATACTCTCAATGAGACCAATCCCAGTAATTCGCCCTCCAAATGAGATAACGTTGGCATTGAGTTCTTCTTTTGCATAGCGTGCTGTCTCTACATCTCGAACTAGTGCGGCCCGAATTCCTTTTACTTTATTAGCACTATTAGAGATGCCGACTCCCGTGCCACAAAGCACAATCCCGAGGTCTGCTTCCCCTTGCACCACTTTTTCTGCTGTTTTTTTCCCAAAGATCGGATAGTGCGTTCGTTTATTGTCATACGTTCCATTATCGATTACTTCATGTCCTTTTCCTTGAAGATATCCCACCAAGTAATCTTTCAGCTCTGTTACAATGTGGTCACACCCAATCGAAATTCTCATTTCATCGCCCTCCTTGTTAGCACATTCTGTTTAACATATCGACGCGAATTTGGTGTCGTCCACCAGAATACTCTGCTTCCAAAAAGGCTTGAACGATCTTTTCTGCCAATCGATTTCCAATCAAACCGGAGCCAATCGTAATCATGGAGGAGTTATTATGGTCACGAGTCATTTGAGCTGAGTGTTCATCTGATACCTCTGCACATACGATGCCTTTGTGCTTGGCTGCTACCATGAAAGAACCTGCACCGTATTCATCAATCGCAATACCCCGATTTACTGTCCCAGACTGAACTGCTTTTGCAACGAGACTGGCTGCATCGACAAAGTCCAGCTCATCAGTCGGTGTCTGGTCGATAACTTCAAATCCTAGTTGGATGATAAAAGCTTTTAAATGTTCTTTTAACACAAAACCAGCTTGGTCTGCTCCAATCGCAACTTTCATATTTCTCCTCCTCATTAAACCGTTAGCAGTTCAGTGTATTTCGTAATCTGCGCTCCCGTAATCGTATCAGGTCTGGCATCCGAGATAAGTGCATTCACATGATGGAGAGAGTAAAAAGCGTAAAGAGCTTGTTTCCCGATCTTACTTTCATCACACAAAATATACTTAGCTAGTGCATTATCCAAGATAATTTGCTGTGCCAGACCTTCTTCCTCGTTCGCCGTCGTTACCATTCCATGATAGACTCCATTGGTTCCGATAAATGCCTTGTTCACTTTGATCTTTCGCAAAGATTCATTGGCAAAAGTCCCGATAAAGGATCCAGTTCTCTCGCGATACCTGCCGCCCATCAGAATCAACTCAAATCTCTCGTCGCCTTGAAAACGCTGGAAAACGGTAAGAGAATTGGTCACTACTGTTGCACGTCTCAGCCGAATGTAGGAATAAATTAATTCATTGGTCGTACCTGGACCAATGAAAACGGTATCATTTTCTTCGACTAAAGAGGCAGCTCGCTTAGCAATCTTACTTTTCTCTTCCATATGAAGCGTTAATTTTTCTTGGTGGGAAAGTTCTTCTATTTCTTCTTCTCCGACTCGCTGTGCCCCACCATGTACGCGATGTAACACCCCTTCTTCTTCCAATGAAGAAAGATCCCGGCGAACCGTCATCTTTGTTACACCCAATCGATCGGCTAGTTCGGCAATTTTCAGGTATCTTTCTTGTTTTAATAGCTCCAGTATGATGCGATGGCGTTCTTCCTTTAACATGAACCTCCCCCGCAAACTTGTATTTTTATGTTTAATTTTGTCGTAATTTGTTTCTTTTTGACGATACAAATGTAACATGTAAACGCTTTCTTGTAAATATGATTGAGTTTATTTTTAATATTGGAAGGAATAAATAGAAGCAAAACATAAAAACCTACTTTACTCATCGGATTTATTTGTTTATATTTATATTAAGGAATTTATTTCTAAACATTTTAGGGGAGGTACCACAGTGAATGTATTCTATTTAATTGTAAATATTGTTGTGTTCTTATTTGTCCTTCTTGGATTGTTCTATATGCAAAAAAAGCATATTTCCTTCTCTAAACGTGTTTTCA encodes the following:
- a CDS encoding dienelactone hydrolase family protein codes for the protein MIQQLHQYTDTAVLVLHEIYGLNEHMEAVCNMFFEQGMDVYCPNFLSQESPFPIEQEKEAYGSFMQNVGFQHSTTIVLDHIQQIRSSYQHLYIVGFSVGATTAWIASSKTPMIDGMICFYGSRIRDYIGLDPVCPCLLFFPEQEASFQVSVLVDQLKKKDSVEVITLNAEHGFTNPNSSHYHAELTGHCNQKSIEFLNSISQKI
- a CDS encoding aminopeptidase, which encodes MNVFQSKLEKYAETVLKVGVNLQPGQDFLIDAPLETVEFTRVLVKKAYEAGAKYVHVEWQDDKITRSRFEQARDNSFDYYPSWLAGMWERFVENDGAVLSIMAPNPDLTEGISTTLISRATKAMAMKRDSYLQAIRNNKISWCIISAPTKAWSDKVFSDLPENERMVAMWEAILQFNRIEEVSPTIAWADHIHQLKNRIEFLNQKQYRKLYYTAPGTDLTVELPVGHVWLGGNDKNEKGVQFVGNMPTEEVFTMPKRTGVNGTVRSTMPLNISGQLINQFSFTFENGKIVAHEAAEGMEHLSALLNTDEGSRYLGEIALVPHDSPISKLNRVFYNTLIDENASCHLAIGGCYPTNLVNGSKLSDEELISCGGNKSLIHIDFMIGSADLDVDGELHDGTREAILRKGNWVF
- a CDS encoding GNAT family N-acetyltransferase, whose translation is MIVYQATQADLKGVAPLFDQYRVFYEQPSDLPGAQQFLLERLIRQDSVLFVAVAEGEYLGFTQLYPSFSSVSMQHTWILNDLFVSSGSRGQGIATKLMEKAKEYAIATGAKSLSLQTAQSNLSAQRLYESQGYVKDEEFYSYELLLGEK
- a CDS encoding Yip1 family protein is translated as MESTTFRPWKTIWLQPKKTIHQALQRRTAWWFVLPLIANVFYTLDRASMKNMGDIRSIGEVIGYSIGVGLISGFLLVFLIPAVIFAGAKLLKGKGSYWNTVQAYSWATLSKVLLGLIWIPYLVLFGSEMFTTDMPTMESSTILRIVFFLLAVIEVILSIWTVAILCHAIAEVHHFSAWKGFFSCLMVVIIVLVLMLGLILLGT
- a CDS encoding 1-phosphofructokinase family hexose kinase, with product MILTVTLNPAVDVSYRIPDFQLDQVNRCQEIQKTAGGKGLNVTRVIHCVNGKALATGLLGGANGNLIRQQLDQSEITHDFVGIQGETRNCIAILHDDKQTEILESGPIITIDELETFLGKYEELLAQVEVVVASGSLPKGLPTDFYGQLIEMAHRYQKRFLLDTSGASFEFALATKPFLIKPNIDELSAWVGRMIRSEEEIIHALNQIASYDIPYIVVSLGKDGAIAMVEGDIYRVTVPSIETINPVGSGDSTMAGFAIALEKNLPPVEVLAYGSSLGTLNALELQTGYVQKEKVPEMLARVTVEKR
- a CDS encoding tagatose bisphosphate family class II aldolase, which produces MLVTEPKIVNTKEMLLKAYQEGYAVPAFNIHNLETVQVVVETAAELRSPVILAATPGTFSYSGRDYVQAMVEVAAKRHDIPIALHLDHHETIEAIKESLDLGAKSVMIDASHHNFEENIAIVKEVVELAHQYGATVEAELGRLGGQEDDLVVDEKDSFFTDPASAKEFVERTGIDSLAVAIGTAHGLYKSEPKLDFDRLKEIREQLEGFPLVLHGASGIPAEDVRRSISLGCTKVNIATELKIPFSEALRNFLVENPEANDPRKYMAPAKAAMKAVVAEKIRMCMSDGKA
- a CDS encoding PTS lactose/cellobiose transporter subunit IIA codes for the protein MNREELAMVAFEIVAFAGDARSKLLSALNEAEKGDYDQVEELVKEAEEALLKAHRAQTDLLHAEAQGQENEIGLLMIHAQDHLMNAMLLKDMMKHMITLYKRTK
- the lacB gene encoding galactose-6-phosphate isomerase subunit LacB; this encodes MRISIGCDHIVTELKDYLVGYLQGKGHEVIDNGTYDNKRTHYPIFGKKTAEKVVQGEADLGIVLCGTGVGISNSANKVKGIRAALVRDVETARYAKEELNANVISFGGRITGIGLIESIVDVFLETQYKPTAERDALIAKIDAIQIDETQIGDENLFDEYLEKWDNGGYPDE
- the lacA gene encoding galactose-6-phosphate isomerase subunit LacA — its product is MKVAIGADQAGFVLKEHLKAFIIQLGFEVIDQTPTDELDFVDAASLVAKAVQSGTVNRGIAIDEYGAGSFMVAAKHKGIVCAEVSDEHSAQMTRDHNNSSMITIGSGLIGNRLAEKIVQAFLEAEYSGGRHQIRVDMLNRMC
- a CDS encoding DeoR/GlpR family DNA-binding transcription regulator → MLKEERHRIILELLKQERYLKIAELADRLGVTKMTVRRDLSSLEEEGVLHRVHGGAQRVGEEEIEELSHQEKLTLHMEEKSKIAKRAASLVEENDTVFIGPGTTNELIYSYIRLRRATVVTNSLTVFQRFQGDERFELILMGGRYRERTGSFIGTFANESLRKIKVNKAFIGTNGVYHGMVTTANEEEGLAQQIILDNALAKYILCDESKIGKQALYAFYSLHHVNALISDARPDTITGAQITKYTELLTV